From a region of the Andrena cerasifolii isolate SP2316 chromosome 13, iyAndCera1_principal, whole genome shotgun sequence genome:
- the Lztr1 gene encoding leucine zipper like transcription regulator 1 isoform X2 — translation MDNIATAECLTLDFGPFETVHRWQRMPECDEFVGARRSKHTVVAYKDAIYVFGGDNGERMLNDLLRFDVKEKSWGRALATGVPPAPRYHHSAVVHDSSMFVFGGYTGDIHSNSNLTNKNDLFEYRFPAGQWTEWKFIGKTPVARSAHGAAVYDNKLWIFAGYDGNARLNDMWTISLLPGEPRVWEKVVQSGDCPPTCCNFPVAVARESMFVFSGQSGAKITNSLFQFHFREKRWTRISTEHILRGAPPPPARRYGHTMVSFDRHLYVFGGAADSTLPNDLHCYDLDTQTWNIILASADSKVPSGRLFHAAAVIGEAMFIFGGTVDNNVRSGETYRFQFSSYPKCTLHDDFGSLLSGRLFCDVEFVVGDMETKIPAHIAMVAARSQFLRALIRQAREKREKHLEEVLGTTDVPAKDLPLLEVRLKDAVPEAFEMVLNYIYTDRIDPTKRNEDGSIGRVEDPLSNRIVLLMMDVCRLAEQFNMVRLEQLCVHYLKATINHANVLEALHNAAHLELHIIKEFCLSFVVKESNYNQIVMSQKFETLDQPLMVEIIRRRLMPPTRNYSKQDDPGTTLEQDMEAFLKSVGREFCDITLMLDGVPIPAHKAILAARCSYFEGMFRSFMPENNTVNIQIGEMIPSSESFDSLLRYIYYADVSMPPEDSLYLFTAPVFYGFTNNRLQAFCKQNLEMNVTFENVIQILEAADRMQAVDMKKYALNLIVHHFTKVARLPRLKQLSRELLLDILVALADERSEARTCQDMANDC, via the exons atggataACATTGCGACTGCAGAATGTTTGACCCTCGATTTTGGACCTTTTGAAACTGTCCATCGTTGGCAACGTATGCCGGAATGTGACGAATTTGTTGGGGCCAG GCGTAGCAAACACACTGTTGTAGCTTACAAAGATGCGATATATGTTTTTGGTGGTGATAATGGTGAAAGAATGTTGAATGATTTGTTGAGATTCGATGTGAAAGAGAAATCTTGGGGACGTGCATTAGCAACAGGTGTACCTCCTGCTCCACGTTACCATCATTCTGCAGTTGTGCATGATTCTTCTATGTTTGTATTTGGTGGTTACACTGGTGACATACATTCCAATTCAAACCTCACCAATAAGAATGATTTGTTTGAATACCGATTCCCAGCCGGCCAGTGGACGGAGTGGAAATTTATTGGGAA AACACCAGTAGCCAGATCTGCACATGGGGCTGCTGTATATGATAATAAGTTATGGATATTTGCAGGCTATGATGGTAATGCCAGATTAAATGATATGTGGACAATATCATTATTG CCTGGGGAACCAAGAGTATGGGAGAAGGTCGTTCAGTCCGGCGACTGTCCACCAACCTGTTGTAACTTCCCTGTAGCAGTAGCGCGCGAATCCATGTTCGTGTTTAGCGGTCAAAGTGGTGCTAAGATCACCAACAGTCTCTTCcagtttcattttcgagaaaagcg GTGGACGCGTATTTCAACGGAGCACATACTTCGTGGTGCTCCACCGCCACCCGCACGTCGATACGGCCATACTATGGTTAGCTTCGATAGACACCTTTATGTATTTGGTGGTGCGGCTGATTCCACGTTGCCTAATGATCTGCACTGCTATGATCTTGATACCCAAACGTGGAATATCATTTTGGCATCCGCCGATAGCAAG GTCCCATCGGGTCGCTTGTTCCATGCGGCAGCCGTAATTGGGGAAGCAATGTTCATTTTCGGTGGTACAGTTGACAATAATGTTCGTTCAGGCGAGACGTACCGGTTTCAATTTTCCTCTTACCCAAAGTGCACTTTGCATGATGATTTTGGGAGCTTGTTAAGTGGTCGTCTTTTTTGCGACGTAGAGTTCGTAGTTGGGGATATGGAAACCAAAATACCTGCTCATATAGCCATGGTAGCAGCACGTTCGCAGTTTCTCAGAGCTCTTATTAGACAGGCTAGAGAGAAACGAGAGAAACACTTGGAAGAAGTGTTAGGAACTACGGATGTGCCGGCCAAAGACCTGCCACTATTAGAAGTGAGACTGAAAGATGCAGTACCGGAAGCTTTCGAAATGGTACTGAATTATATTTATACTGATCGTATCGATCCAACGAAGAGAAACGAAGATGGGTCCATCGGCCGCGTCGAAGATCCGCTAAGTAATCGAATCGTGCTTCTCATGATGGACGTCTGTCGTTTGGCCGAGCAGTTCAACATGGTCCGGTTGGAACAACTGTGTGTTCATTATCTGAAAGCAACTATAAATCACGCGAATGTTTTGGAAGCACTGCACAACGCTGCTCACTTGGAGCTGCACATCATAAAGGAGTTTTGTCTGAGTTTCGTTGTGAAAGAAAGCAACTATAATCAGATCGTGATGAGCCAAAAGTTCGAGACGCTGGATCAGCCTCTGATGGTAGAAATCATTAGGAGGCGGCTAATGCCGCCAACGAGGAACTATTCCAAACAAGATGACCCTG GAACGACACTCGAGCAAGACATGGAGGCATTTCTGAAGAGTGTCGGCCGAGAATTCTGTGATATAACGTTGATGTTAGATGGTGTACCGATTCCGGCTCACAAAGCAATCCTTGCGGCACGATGTAGTTACTTTGAGGGCATGTTCCGTTCGTTTATGCCAGAAAATAACACAGTCAAT ATCCAAATAGGTGAAATGATCCCATCTTCTGAATCATTCGACTCTTTGTTAAGGTATATTTATTATGCGGATGTTTCTATGCCACCTGAAGActccttatatttatttaccgcgCCAGTTTTCTACGGTTTTACGAACAACCGATTGCAAGCGTTTTGCAAGCAGAATCTCGAGATGAATGTCACTTTTGAGAACGTTATACAAATTTTGGAAGCTGCAGATAGAATGCAGGCTGTTGACATGAAAAAGTATGCGTTGAATCTCATCGTGCATCATTTTACGAAG GTTGCCAGGCTTCCACGGCTGAAGCAGTTGAGCCGCGAGCTTCTGTTGGATATTCTAGTAGCTTTGGCTGACGAACGCAGCGAGGCGCGCACGTGCCAGGATATGGCGAATGATTGCTGA
- the Lztr1 gene encoding leucine zipper like transcription regulator 1 isoform X5, giving the protein MDNIATAECLTLDFGPFETVHRWQRMPECDEFVGARRSKHTVVAYKDAIYVFGGDNGERMLNDLLRFDVKEKSWGRALATGVPPAPRYHHSAVVHDSSMFVFGGYTGDIHSNSNLTNKNDLFEYRFPAGQWTEWKFIGKTPVARSAHGAAVYDNKLWIFAGYDGNARLNDMWTISLLPGEPRVWEKVVQSGDCPPTCCNFPVAVARESMFVFSGQSGAKITNSLFQFHFREKRWTRISTEHILRGAPPPPARRYGHTMVSFDRHLYVFGGAADSTLPNDLHCYDLDTQTWNIILASADSKVPSGRLFHAAAVIGEAMFIFGGTVDNNVRSGETYRFQFSSYPKCTLHDDFGSLLSGRLFCDVEFVVGDMETKIPAHIAMVAARSQFLRALIRQAREKREKHLEEVLGTTDVPAKDLPLLEVRLKDAVPEAFEMVLNYIYTDRIDPTKRNEDGSIGRVEDPLSNRIVLLMMDVCRLAEQFNMVRLEQLCVHYLKATINHANVLEALHNAAHLELHIIKEFCLSFVVKESNYNQIVMSQKFETLDQPLMVEIIRRRLMPPTRNYSKQDDPGTGTTLEQDMEAFLKSVGREFCDITLMLDGVPIPAHKAILAARCSYFEGMFRSFMPENNTVNVYLLCGCFYAT; this is encoded by the exons atggataACATTGCGACTGCAGAATGTTTGACCCTCGATTTTGGACCTTTTGAAACTGTCCATCGTTGGCAACGTATGCCGGAATGTGACGAATTTGTTGGGGCCAG GCGTAGCAAACACACTGTTGTAGCTTACAAAGATGCGATATATGTTTTTGGTGGTGATAATGGTGAAAGAATGTTGAATGATTTGTTGAGATTCGATGTGAAAGAGAAATCTTGGGGACGTGCATTAGCAACAGGTGTACCTCCTGCTCCACGTTACCATCATTCTGCAGTTGTGCATGATTCTTCTATGTTTGTATTTGGTGGTTACACTGGTGACATACATTCCAATTCAAACCTCACCAATAAGAATGATTTGTTTGAATACCGATTCCCAGCCGGCCAGTGGACGGAGTGGAAATTTATTGGGAA AACACCAGTAGCCAGATCTGCACATGGGGCTGCTGTATATGATAATAAGTTATGGATATTTGCAGGCTATGATGGTAATGCCAGATTAAATGATATGTGGACAATATCATTATTG CCTGGGGAACCAAGAGTATGGGAGAAGGTCGTTCAGTCCGGCGACTGTCCACCAACCTGTTGTAACTTCCCTGTAGCAGTAGCGCGCGAATCCATGTTCGTGTTTAGCGGTCAAAGTGGTGCTAAGATCACCAACAGTCTCTTCcagtttcattttcgagaaaagcg GTGGACGCGTATTTCAACGGAGCACATACTTCGTGGTGCTCCACCGCCACCCGCACGTCGATACGGCCATACTATGGTTAGCTTCGATAGACACCTTTATGTATTTGGTGGTGCGGCTGATTCCACGTTGCCTAATGATCTGCACTGCTATGATCTTGATACCCAAACGTGGAATATCATTTTGGCATCCGCCGATAGCAAG GTCCCATCGGGTCGCTTGTTCCATGCGGCAGCCGTAATTGGGGAAGCAATGTTCATTTTCGGTGGTACAGTTGACAATAATGTTCGTTCAGGCGAGACGTACCGGTTTCAATTTTCCTCTTACCCAAAGTGCACTTTGCATGATGATTTTGGGAGCTTGTTAAGTGGTCGTCTTTTTTGCGACGTAGAGTTCGTAGTTGGGGATATGGAAACCAAAATACCTGCTCATATAGCCATGGTAGCAGCACGTTCGCAGTTTCTCAGAGCTCTTATTAGACAGGCTAGAGAGAAACGAGAGAAACACTTGGAAGAAGTGTTAGGAACTACGGATGTGCCGGCCAAAGACCTGCCACTATTAGAAGTGAGACTGAAAGATGCAGTACCGGAAGCTTTCGAAATGGTACTGAATTATATTTATACTGATCGTATCGATCCAACGAAGAGAAACGAAGATGGGTCCATCGGCCGCGTCGAAGATCCGCTAAGTAATCGAATCGTGCTTCTCATGATGGACGTCTGTCGTTTGGCCGAGCAGTTCAACATGGTCCGGTTGGAACAACTGTGTGTTCATTATCTGAAAGCAACTATAAATCACGCGAATGTTTTGGAAGCACTGCACAACGCTGCTCACTTGGAGCTGCACATCATAAAGGAGTTTTGTCTGAGTTTCGTTGTGAAAGAAAGCAACTATAATCAGATCGTGATGAGCCAAAAGTTCGAGACGCTGGATCAGCCTCTGATGGTAGAAATCATTAGGAGGCGGCTAATGCCGCCAACGAGGAACTATTCCAAACAAGATGACCCTGGTACAG GAACGACACTCGAGCAAGACATGGAGGCATTTCTGAAGAGTGTCGGCCGAGAATTCTGTGATATAACGTTGATGTTAGATGGTGTACCGATTCCGGCTCACAAAGCAATCCTTGCGGCACGATGTAGTTACTTTGAGGGCATGTTCCGTTCGTTTATGCCAGAAAATAACACAGTCAAT GTATATTTATTATGCGGATGTTTCTATGCCACCTGA